A DNA window from Daucus carota subsp. sativus chromosome 3, DH1 v3.0, whole genome shotgun sequence contains the following coding sequences:
- the LOC108211558 gene encoding uncharacterized protein LOC108211558 isoform X2 codes for MDTRGKVFQLFSRHLHTRSVDGPSNILKKKISLIEKQRKKKNPKKNQLFVEVPESKSYLDTATLPMILTAVGGALFAKLLMMHDDSKSQEMIERKIKNAPAGQGTVRMLSREEWEDIKDVRPRTPFESKLARPKARLRTGEPIRMDDFKDWTIDVLTDAFTRVEENVRYR; via the exons ATGGACACTCGCGGTAAAGTATTCCAGTTATTCTCTAGACATTTACATACCCGATCTGTTGATGGACCGAGTAACatcttgaagaaaaagatttcACTTATTGAGAAACAAAGGAAAAAGAAGAATCCAAAAAAGAATCAGTTGTTTGTGGAAGTTCCAGAATCCAAATCGTATCTTGACACTGCGACTCTGCCTATGATTCTCACTGCAGTTGGTGGTGCACTTTTTGCCAAGCTTTTGATGATG CATGATGATTCGAAATCGCAAGAGATGATTGAGAGAAAAATAAAGAATGCACCTGCTGGTCAAGGTACTGTTAGGATGCTTAGTCGTGAGGAATGGGAAGATATTAAAGATGTGCGACCTAGAACCCCCTTCGAGTCTAAGCTTGCTCGTCCTAAAGCAAGGCTTCGAACAGGAGAACCTATACGCATG GATGACTTTAAGGACTGGACCATTGATGTGCTCACAGATGCATTCACTCGTGTTGAAGAAAATGTTAGATACAG ATGA
- the LOC108211558 gene encoding uncharacterized protein LOC108211558 isoform X1, whose protein sequence is MDTRGKVFQLFSRHLHTRSVDGPSNILKKKISLIEKQRKKKNPKKNQLFVEVPESKSYLDTATLPMILTAVGGALFAKLLMMHDDSKSQEMIERKIKNAPAGQGTVRMLSREEWEDIKDVRPRTPFESKLARPKARLRTGEPIRMDDFKDWTIDVLTDAFTRVEENVRYRSK, encoded by the exons ATGGACACTCGCGGTAAAGTATTCCAGTTATTCTCTAGACATTTACATACCCGATCTGTTGATGGACCGAGTAACatcttgaagaaaaagatttcACTTATTGAGAAACAAAGGAAAAAGAAGAATCCAAAAAAGAATCAGTTGTTTGTGGAAGTTCCAGAATCCAAATCGTATCTTGACACTGCGACTCTGCCTATGATTCTCACTGCAGTTGGTGGTGCACTTTTTGCCAAGCTTTTGATGATG CATGATGATTCGAAATCGCAAGAGATGATTGAGAGAAAAATAAAGAATGCACCTGCTGGTCAAGGTACTGTTAGGATGCTTAGTCGTGAGGAATGGGAAGATATTAAAGATGTGCGACCTAGAACCCCCTTCGAGTCTAAGCTTGCTCGTCCTAAAGCAAGGCTTCGAACAGGAGAACCTATACGCATG GATGACTTTAAGGACTGGACCATTGATGTGCTCACAGATGCATTCACTCGTGTTGAAGAAAATGTTAGATACAGGTCAAAATAA
- the LOC108211861 gene encoding long chain acyl-CoA synthetase 8, translating into MDKFFKRRPQKVPFWQRREITDFLAVFKQNRTYGILALAVSIIVPLITTLILGKKKRKQRGVEAAVAGESGYAVRNARQAQLLEVPWEGADTMTALFEQSCLKHSKLRCLGTREQLSKEYITDGSGRKHEKLHLGEYKWETYGEIFDRACNFESGIIMLGHTVGTRAAIFSESRPEWFIALQGCLRQNITVVTIYASLGEDALVHSLNETEVSTLICDSKQLKKLPAVSSRLKTIKNVIYFEDSDSTDDPKTYKDMSNWTMSSFSEVENLGKNNTPPYQKPNKSDIAVIMYTSGSTGLPKGVMMTHSNLVASAAAVLTVIPKIASSDVFLAYLPLAHVLELVAEIVMFSAGMSIGYGSPLTITDVSNKIKKGTEGDASALKPTLLPSVPAILDRVRDGVLKKVGDTGGITKVLFNFAYKRRVAAIEGSWFGAWGLEKLLWDLLVFKKIRSVLGGDIRAMLCGGAPLSGDTQRFVNICMGAPIVQGYGLTETCCGGAFSEFDDTSVGRVGPPLPCCFVKLVSWDEGGYLTSDKPMPRGEAVIGGGCVTAGYFNNDAKTNEVYKVDERGMRWFYTGDVGRFHPDGCLEIIDRKKDIVKLQHGEYISLGKVEAALMSSNYVENIMTYADPSQKYCVALVVPSRHVLEKWAKDVGAEFKDYPELCNKKEAVDEVQKSLAKEAKSAKLDKFELPAKIKLMPEPWTPESGLVTAALKLKREQLKAKFKNELEELYK; encoded by the exons ATGGACAAATTTTTCAAGAGAAGGCCTCAGAAAGTGCCTTTCTGGCAAAGACGAGAGATTACTGATTTCCTGGCAGTTTTTAAACAGAACAGAACATATGGGATTCTTGCCCTTGCTGTATCCATAATTGTTCCTCTGATTACCACTCTAATTTTGGGGAAAAAGAAGCGGAAGCAGCGCGGAGTCGAGGCTGCAGTTGCTGGAGAGTCAGGCTATGCAGTGCGCAATGCACGCCAAGCCCAATTGCTTGAAGTTCCCTGGGAAGGTGCAGATACTATGACAGCTCTGTTCGAGCAGTCGTGTTTGAAGCATTCTAAGTTACGGTGCCTAGGAACGAGGGAGCAGCTAAGCAAGGAGTATATAACAGATGGTAGTGGAAGGAAGCATGAGAAGCTTCATTTAGGGGAGTACAAATGGGAGACTTATGGCGAGATATTTGACCGTGCTTGCAACTTTGAGTCTGGAATTATTATGTTAGGTCATACAGTGGGTACTCGTGCTGCCATATTTTCAGAGAGTCGGCCTGAGTGGTTTATAGCATTGCAG GGTTGCTTGCGACAGAACATAACTGTTGTTACCATCTATGCTTCTTTAGGTGAAGATGCTCTAGTTCACTCCCTCAATGAG ACTGAAGTATCAACATTGATATGTGATTCTAAACAATTGAAGAAGTTGCCTGCTGTAAGTTCGAGGCTGAAAACCATAAAGAATGTGATTTATTTTGAAGACAGTGATAGCACAGATGATCCAAAAACTTACAAGGATATGAGTAATTGGACTATGTCTTCTTTTTCCGAGGTTGAAAATCTGGGGAAGAATAATACACCGCCTTACCAAAAACCAAACAAGAGTGATATTGCGGTCATCATGTATACAAGTGGCAGTACAGGTCTGCCAAAG gGAGTTATGATGACCCATAGTAATCTTGTGGCGAGTGCTGCTGCGGTCCTGACTGTGATCCCTAAGATAGCCAGCAGTGACGTGTTTTTGGCATACTTACCACTAGCTCATGTTCTAGAGTTGGTAGCTGAG ATTGTGATGTTCAGTGCAGGCATGTCAATTGGTTATGGCTCACCACTGACGATAACAGACGTATCTAACAAAATTAAGAAAGGGACCGAGGGAGATGCTTCTGCGCTAAAACCCACTTTACTTCCATCAGTTCCAGCAATTTTGGATCGTGTGCGAGATGGAGTTTTGAAGAAG GTTGGGGATACTGGAGGTATTACAAAAGTACTTTTCAATTTTGCCTACAAGCGCCGAGTTGCAGCCATAGAAGGTAGCTGGTTTGGAGCCTGGGGACTAGAAAAGTTATTGTGGGATTTGCTTGTATTCAAAAAGATAAGATCTGTACTTGGTGGAGATATCCGTGCCATGCTATGTGGAGGAGCTCCATTATCAGGAGATACACAACGATTCGTTAACATCTGTATGGG GGCTCCTATTGTTCAAGGTTATGGTCTGACAGAAACATGTTGCGGAGGTGCCTTTTCTGAGTTTGATGACACTTCAGTTGGTCGAGTTGGGCCACCTCTCCCTTGCTGCTTTGTTAAG CTTGTTTCTTGGGACGAAGGTGGTTATTTGACATCTGACAAACCAATGCCACGAGGAGAGGCTGTAATTGGTGGTGGCTGTGTAACTGCTGGTTACTTTAACAATGATGCAAAAACAAATGAGGTCTATAAG GTTGATGAGAGGGGCATGCGCTGGTTTTACACAGGTGACGTTGGAAGGTTTCACCCTGATGGATGCCTTGAAATTATTGATAGAAAGAAGGACATTGTTAAACTTCAACATGGGGAGTATATCTCCCTTGGCAAG GTTGAGGCAGCCTTGATGTCTAGCAATTATGTTGAAAATATAATGACATATGCAGATCCTTCGCAGAAATATTGTGTAGCTCTAGTTGTCCCCTCACGTCATGTCCTTGAGAAGTGGGCCAAAGATGTTGGTGCTGAGTTCAAGGACTATCCCGAGTTGTGCAACAAAAAGGAAGCTGTAGACGAGGTCCAAAAATCTCTTGCCAAG GAAGCAAAATCGGCAAAGTTGGACAAGTTTGAACTTCCTGCAAAGATTAAGTTGATGCCAGAACCATGGACTCCAGAATCTGGTTTAGTTACTGCAGCTCTGAAGTTGAAGAGGGAGCAATTAAAGGCCAAGTTCAAGAACGAGCTTGAAGAGTTGTATAAGTGA